The Sphingobacterium bambusae genome includes a window with the following:
- a CDS encoding mandelate racemase/muconate lactonizing enzyme family protein produces the protein MIITSIAIYRLSIPMEPFAIATGIMDYAQNTFIRIHTDTGLYGVGECSAFPMIVGETQDTCLVLAREFARLWKGKNPLAINDRMAELHLFVAGNTTIKSAFDMALHDLAAKEAGLPLYKFLGGQRKEITTDITIGLGEPEVMAQKAEQFKSAGAAVLKVKLGKKPKDDVERIRAIRRAVGFDIPLRIDANQGWSFEEAVEALNGMEPFKIQFCEQPMRTYNDHLLPELRSQTIIPIMADESVYSQQDADRLCRNDACDYINIKFSKSGGIVEAMQVQHVAAEYEVPCMIGGMLESRLALAAKIHFAYATSNVKFYDLDTCMLGHLEDPVVGGAQFNGYHVSVTDDIGIGADIEPGFLERCEQWIV, from the coding sequence ATGATCATTACTTCTATAGCTATCTATCGATTGAGCATTCCCATGGAACCTTTTGCTATCGCTACGGGTATTATGGACTATGCACAAAATACATTTATTCGTATCCATACGGACACCGGTCTCTACGGTGTAGGTGAATGTTCTGCTTTCCCGATGATTGTTGGTGAAACGCAGGACACCTGCCTAGTGCTGGCGCGCGAGTTTGCACGCCTTTGGAAGGGTAAAAATCCATTGGCGATAAACGATAGGATGGCCGAATTGCATCTTTTTGTGGCTGGAAATACAACAATAAAGTCTGCCTTTGATATGGCTCTGCATGATCTTGCGGCGAAGGAAGCCGGCTTGCCGTTGTATAAATTTTTAGGCGGGCAGCGCAAGGAGATCACGACAGATATCACTATCGGTTTGGGCGAGCCCGAAGTTATGGCACAGAAGGCCGAGCAGTTCAAGTCGGCCGGAGCGGCCGTATTAAAGGTGAAGTTGGGCAAAAAGCCGAAAGATGATGTAGAACGCATACGCGCGATACGTCGTGCCGTAGGCTTCGATATTCCTTTACGGATTGATGCTAACCAAGGATGGTCTTTCGAAGAAGCTGTGGAAGCGCTGAATGGTATGGAGCCATTCAAGATTCAATTTTGCGAACAACCGATGCGGACATACAATGATCATCTGCTACCGGAACTGCGTAGTCAAACAATTATCCCTATCATGGCAGACGAATCCGTCTACAGCCAACAGGACGCCGATAGGCTATGTCGTAACGATGCCTGCGATTATATCAATATCAAGTTTTCCAAGTCTGGAGGTATTGTGGAGGCGATGCAGGTGCAACATGTGGCGGCGGAATATGAGGTGCCCTGCATGATTGGCGGCATGCTGGAGTCGCGATTGGCATTGGCAGCGAAGATACACTTTGCCTATGCGACGAGCAATGTGAAATTTTATGATCTAGACACCTGTATGCTGGGGCATTTAGAAGATCCAGTCGTTGGAGGCGCACAATTCAACGGTTATCACGTTTCGGTGACAGACGACATAGGTATTGGTGCAGATATAGAGCCGGGATTCTTGGAGCGTTGTGAGCAATGGATAGTTTAA
- a CDS encoding non-canonical purine NTP diphosphatase, with amino-acid sequence MLELVFATNNAHKLTEVQAIVSDKFIIKSLADIDCQDDIPETGVTFEENAQQKTDYLVNKYGLYCFGDDSGLEIDALDKEPGVYSARYSGSRDMEKNIDLVLERLGANENRTARFRTVISLYLNEQQHFFDGAIEGTIVPERRGVEGFGYDPIFIPNGYDKTFAEMTSEEKNAISHRAIAVSKLTDFLLSK; translated from the coding sequence ATGCTCGAACTTGTATTTGCTACAAACAACGCTCATAAACTAACCGAGGTGCAAGCTATCGTTAGTGATAAATTTATTATCAAGTCCTTGGCTGACATTGACTGTCAGGATGATATCCCGGAGACTGGAGTTACTTTTGAAGAGAACGCACAACAGAAAACCGATTATTTGGTGAACAAATATGGGCTTTATTGTTTCGGGGACGATTCCGGATTGGAAATCGATGCGCTCGATAAAGAGCCAGGTGTATATTCTGCTCGCTATTCCGGAAGCCGGGATATGGAAAAGAATATTGACCTTGTTTTGGAACGATTGGGAGCGAACGAAAATCGAACTGCTCGATTTAGGACGGTGATCTCGCTGTACCTTAATGAACAGCAACATTTCTTTGATGGAGCTATTGAAGGAACCATTGTGCCGGAACGTCGCGGCGTAGAGGGCTTTGGATATGATCCGATTTTTATTCCCAACGGTTACGATAAAACATTTGCAGAAATGACGTCGGAAGAAAAGAATGCCATCAGCCATCGGGCAATAGCGGTTAGTAAACTCACCGATTTTTTGTTAAGTAAATAA
- a CDS encoding deoxyhypusine synthase family protein — translation MSTQKGPISQFLEKNYLHFNAAALVDAAKGYEAHLLDGGKMLISLGGAMSTAELGISLAEMIRQDKVQFISCTGANLEEDVMNLVAHSHYKRVPNYRDLTPEQERELLDQHYNRVTDTCIPEEEAFRRLQKHLEDVWHAAEEKGERYFPHEFLYQVVNSGILEQYYEIDPKNSWIVAAAEKNLPIVCPGWEDSTTGNIFAANVIKGKLQASTVKSGIEYMIYLSEWYRENSGGKGVGFFQIAGGISGDFPICVVPMMYQDLEWEDVPFWAYFCQISDSTTSYGSYSGAVPNEKITWGKLDIDTPKFVVESDATIVAPLIFSYILGH, via the coding sequence ATGAGTACACAAAAAGGTCCTATTTCTCAATTTTTGGAGAAAAACTACCTGCATTTCAATGCCGCAGCATTGGTTGACGCAGCGAAAGGCTACGAAGCTCACCTCTTAGATGGTGGAAAGATGTTGATTTCTTTAGGCGGTGCAATGAGTACAGCAGAGCTGGGGATTTCCTTGGCGGAGATGATCCGTCAGGATAAGGTACAATTTATATCGTGTACAGGTGCAAACTTGGAAGAAGATGTCATGAACTTAGTGGCTCATTCACACTACAAACGTGTGCCTAACTACCGCGACCTTACACCAGAACAAGAGCGCGAATTGCTTGACCAACACTACAACCGCGTAACAGATACCTGTATTCCAGAGGAAGAGGCGTTCCGTCGTTTACAAAAGCACTTGGAAGATGTGTGGCATGCTGCCGAAGAAAAAGGCGAGCGCTATTTTCCACATGAGTTTTTATATCAAGTGGTGAATTCCGGTATCTTGGAGCAATATTATGAGATCGATCCGAAGAATTCTTGGATCGTCGCGGCAGCAGAAAAGAATTTGCCAATAGTTTGTCCGGGATGGGAAGATTCTACAACGGGAAATATCTTTGCGGCGAATGTTATCAAGGGTAAGCTACAAGCGAGCACGGTTAAATCTGGTATTGAGTATATGATTTACTTGAGCGAATGGTATCGCGAGAACTCTGGCGGTAAAGGTGTTGGATTCTTCCAGATTGCTGGTGGTATTTCCGGCGATTTCCCTATTTGTGTTGTACCGATGATGTACCAAGATTTGGAGTGGGAAGATGTTCCTTTTTGGGCTTACTTCTGTCAGATTTCGGATTCAACGACTTCTTATGGTTCTTACTCAGGTGCTGTGCCTAATGAAAAGATTACTTGGGGTAAATTAGATATTGATACACCTAAATTTGTCGTGGAATCTGATGCGACGATTGTTGCGCCATTGATTTTCTCCTACATTTTAGGACATTAG